The following DNA comes from Acidimicrobiales bacterium.
TGCGGGCCGATCTCGACAAACGCGAGCCCGAGTCGGCCGAGTACATCCGCCCCCAACGGGCCCACGCGGACATCGTGGTGCGCTTCGCGCCCATCGAGGAACGGGGCGAGTCGGCCGACGACCCGCTCAGCGCCACCCTCCTGCTGCGCCCGACGGCGGCCCACCCCGACCTGGCCAGCATCCTCACCGAGGACGTGAGCAAGGCGATCCACATGAAGCTCAGCCGAGACGAGGACGGCAAGCCGGTGGACGCCGTGCACATCCACGGATACGCCGATCCCGGCGTCACCGAGAAGGTGAAGCTCGCCATCTGGGACCAGCTCGGCGTCGACGAGCCCTTCCCCGAGTCCCTGGGCGAGCTGGAGCCGGGCGGGCCTCGGAGCGAGCCGCTCGCCATCACGCAGCTGCTGCTCCTGTACCACTTGATCCAGGCTCGCCAGCAGGCGTCCTGAGCGCCCCGTGCGCCGCCCCTGCCCGCCGGACCGCCGGTGACCGTCTCCATCGATGACGTGCGGGCCGCCGCCCAGCGGCTCGCGGGCGTGGCCACCCGCACCCCGCTCGAACGCAGCGACCGCCTGTCGGAGCTGACCGGAGCGGAGGTCTGGCTCAAGCGCGAAGACCTCCAGCCGGTGCGCTCGTACAAGCTGCGCGGCGCCTACAACTTCATCGCCTCCCTCACCGACGCGGAGCGGGCCGGTGGTGTCGTGTGCGCCAGCGCCGGCAACCACGGCCAGGGCGTGGCCTACACCTGCCGGCGCCTCGGTGTCCGCTGCCACATCGTGTTGCCGCGCACCACTCCCCGGCAGAAGCGTGAGCGCATCGTCGCCCTGGGCGGCGCGGTGACGACCATCGTGGTGGAGGGGCACACGTACGACGAGGCCCACGACGAGGCCGTCGCCGTGGCCGCCCGCGAGGGTGCCGTGCTCGTGCCTCCGTTCGACGACCCGAGGGTGATCGCCGGCCAGGCGACCGTCGCCCTCGAGGTCGTCGAGCAACTCGGGCACGCGCCCGACCTGTTCGTCGTGCCGGTGGGCGGCGGTGGGCTCCTGGCCGGAACGGCCGTAGTCGCCGCGTCGGCCGCATCACCGGTGCGGGTGGCCGGCGTCGAACCGGCCGGCGCTCCGAGCATGCGGGCGGCCCTCGACGCCGGCGAGCCGGTGACGCTCCCGTCCATCGACAGCTTCGTGGACGGCGCTGCCGTGCGCCGGGTGGGCACCGTGACGTTCGCGCTGGCGCAGGCCCTGGTGGACGAGGTGGTGACCGTCGCCGAAGGCAGCCTGTGCACGACGATGCTCGAGCTGTACCAGTGCGACGGGATCATCGCCGAGCCGGCCGGTGCCCTGGCGGTGGCCGGCCTCCGCAGCGCGGTCCCCCTGGCGGCCGGCTCCACCGTGGTGTGCATCGTGTCGGGCGGCAACAACGACGTGAGCCGCTACGGGGAGATCCTCGAGCGATCGCTCGTGCACGAGGGCCTCAAGCACTACTTCCTCGTCGAGTTCCCCCAGGAGCCCGGAGCGCTCCGCGGCTTCCTCGACAACGTGCTTGGTCCCACCGACGACATCACCCTCTTCGAGTACGTGAAGAAGAACAACCGGGAGACGGGGCCCGCCCTGGTGGGAATCGAGATCGCGGCCACGACCGATCTGGCGCCCCTTCTCGAGCGCATGAAGGCGAGCGGTCTGCACATCGAGCCCCTCGAAGCGGGCTCGCCGGCCTTCCGCTTCCTGGTGTGACCGGGCGCGCGGGCGCTGCGACCCCCGAGCGGCGACACCGCCGGCGACCTTTGGTCAGCGCTCGGATTTCGCCTTGGCGGCGCCGTCCGGCACCGGCTGGTCAGCCGCGTCCGACCAGTGGGCCGCCGCCCACCCGGCACCCAGTGCCAGCACGACGAGGCCGGGCACGGTGTGCCATGCCGTGACGTCGGTGGCGACGAGGTCGTTCCGTGCGTCCTTGACGAGGGGGAAGTGGGTGGCCGTCATCCACAGCCCTGCGAGGAGCACCCCGAACCCGGCGAGCAGGGGGAACGATCCCGTCGGGGTGGTGGAGGTCGCCGACCGCGTGCGGGCGATCATCGCCGCCGACAGGACGATGGTGAGCAGCCCGGGAACGACGTGGTCGGCGAACTCGTTCTTGGCCGCGGCGTTGAGGTCTGGCCCGAGGAGCACGTACGGCGCTGCGGCCGCCCACACGCCGATGAGCAGCCCTGCGTAGGGCAGGCCCTGGCGGAATGCGTTGGGACGCTCGGCGGAGCCGGCGCCGGGAGCCACGACCGCTAGGCCGGCACCGGCAGGAGGCTGCGGGCCAGGTTGCACAGCGCCTGCACGGCGGGGGAGTCGGGAGCCAGGTCGAGAGCCGCCACGCCCTTGCGATCGGCCTCGACGATCGCGGGGTCGTCGGGGATCGGCACGACCTCCTGGTCGGGGAAGGCCTGGGTGATCGTGGCCAGGTCGGCGGCGTTGCGGACCCGGCTGGCCACGATGACGAGACGGCCGAGCTGCTTGTCCCTGGCCAGCTCGGCGGCCCGCTGGCCGACCTCGATCGACTTCGGGGTGGGTTCGACCACGACCAGCACGGCGTCGACGCGCTCGTCGCCCAGGCGGGTGAGCGTGCCGATGCCCGCCTCCATGTCGGCGATCACGGTGAGACCTTCGAAATCAGCGGATCCGAGCAACTGCTCGGGGGAGAGCCCACATCAGAGTCAGCCGGGACTGGGATTGTCGATCCTGCTCACGACGGCCAGGCGAACGCCGTCGGGCGCCTCGGAGCCGAAGCGGTCGATGAGGTCGTCCCAGCCGGGGGCGTGCTCCTCGCCGCCCTCGTCGAGCGACTCGCGCATGGCGACGAGCCGCTCGGTCTCGAAGTCGCCCACACCCAGCGACAACCCGAGGTTGGGGTTGGAGTCGCAGTCGAGGGCGACGACGGACGCGCCGTGACGCGCCATCGTGCGGGCGACGACGGCGGACGTCGTGGTCTTGCCCGACCCTCCCTTGCCGACGACGGCCACCCTCATGCGATCCGCTCCTCACTCAGCTGTTCCACGAGCGATTCTACCGCCTGCACCGCGGCTGAGTCGGGGGCCATGTCGATGGGTGCCGCCATCTTCTCCTCTGCCGCTGCGAACGCCTCGTCCCACGGGACTGCTCCGACCACCTCGAGGCCGGTGCGCCGGGCGACGGTCTCGACGTCCTCGTCCTCCCGGACCTTGTTCGCCACTACCACGATGCGGCGGGGATGGGCATCGTCGAGGGCGAGGCGGGACAGCCGGCGGGCGGTGAGCAGCGACTTGGCCGTCGGCTCGACGACGACGAGGATCGTCCTGGCGTAGTCGCCCCACCCGGTGAACGGTTGGCGGGTGCCGCCCGGGAGGTCGCCGACCACGTTCCAGCGGTCCTCGGGCAGCTCGCGCAGGATCTGGCGGAACGCGAACTGCGAACGGAACAAGGCTCGTCCGGTGGAGCCGCGGTGCTTGCCGAACTGGAGGAAACGGACGCCGTCGGGCGCGGTGGCGGCGTACTGCTCGATGGCGTCCGCGGCCGTGAGACCGGCCCGCAGGCGAAACCGGGGCCCGTCCTCGCCTTCGGGCTTGTCCTCGATGGCCTCGTCGGGAAGCGGCGCGTCGGAGATGGTGAGCCCGAGCGAGAAGGCCAGCCCGGGCAGCGGATCGGAGTCGATGGCGAGAACCGGGTGGCCCTGGCGCGCCATCGCCCGGCAGAACGTGCCGGCGATGGCCGACTTGCCCACCCCGCCCTTGCCCACGAAGGCAAGCCTCATTCGTCCACGCTCCTCGTGTCCCGCTCCCCGCCGGCTTGGGCGGACGCCCCCATCCTGTCGCGTCCGGACCGCAACCAGGCGACGAAGCACAGCCCGGCGGCGACGAGCAGCACCGATGCCATCGGGAGACTGGCGGACGCAGGCGCCCGCTTCTCCGAGATCGTCACGGGTGCGGCGGCGATGTCCTGGCGGGCGGTGTCCTCGGTGCCCAGGCGGGTGTCGGTCCACACGGCAAACGCTCCGTCGTTCGTGCTGGTCAGGCCGAGCCGGGATCCGAGGTCG
Coding sequences within:
- the ilvA gene encoding threonine ammonia-lyase IlvA, which gives rise to MTVSIDDVRAAAQRLAGVATRTPLERSDRLSELTGAEVWLKREDLQPVRSYKLRGAYNFIASLTDAERAGGVVCASAGNHGQGVAYTCRRLGVRCHIVLPRTTPRQKRERIVALGGAVTTIVVEGHTYDEAHDEAVAVAAREGAVLVPPFDDPRVIAGQATVALEVVEQLGHAPDLFVVPVGGGGLLAGTAVVAASAASPVRVAGVEPAGAPSMRAALDAGEPVTLPSIDSFVDGAAVRRVGTVTFALAQALVDEVVTVAEGSLCTTMLELYQCDGIIAEPAGALAVAGLRSAVPLAAGSTVVCIVSGGNNDVSRYGEILERSLVHEGLKHYFLVEFPQEPGALRGFLDNVLGPTDDITLFEYVKKNNRETGPALVGIEIAATTDLAPLLERMKASGLHIEPLEAGSPAFRFLV
- a CDS encoding AAA family ATPase, yielding MRVAVVGKGGSGKTTTSAVVARTMARHGASVVALDCDSNPNLGLSLGVGDFETERLVAMRESLDEGGEEHAPGWDDLIDRFGSEAPDGVRLAVVSRIDNPSPG
- a CDS encoding ArsA-related P-loop ATPase translates to MRLAFVGKGGVGKSAIAGTFCRAMARQGHPVLAIDSDPLPGLAFSLGLTISDAPLPDEAIEDKPEGEDGPRFRLRAGLTAADAIEQYAATAPDGVRFLQFGKHRGSTGRALFRSQFAFRQILRELPEDRWNVVGDLPGGTRQPFTGWGDYARTILVVVEPTAKSLLTARRLSRLALDDAHPRRIVVVANKVREDEDVETVARRTGLEVVGAVPWDEAFAAAEEKMAAPIDMAPDSAAVQAVESLVEQLSEERIA